The Salegentibacter mishustinae genomic interval AACTTCAACGTGAGGCATCACATTAGAAAGAGCATCTTTCCAAATTTCCAAACCGGTTTTTTCTTCGTCTTGTTTTTTCTCCTCTATAATTGCAATAGCATCATAGAAAATTTTAAAGGCTACCGATTTCTTACCATCCCACATCATCATGTTTACAAAACGTGTAACAAGTTGATCGTTAAATTTTGGATCTGGTAAAAGCGGTCTTTTTTTGGCCTGTCTTCTTCTCATTTCTTTACATTAAAAGTTTTTAATTACTTTTTAGGGCGTTTGGCTCCGTATTTAGACCTACGCTGGCTTCTACCTTCAACACCCGCTGTATCTAATGCACCGCGAACAATGTGGTATCTCACACCTGGTAAATCTTTTACCCTTCCACCTCTAACCAATACTATCGAGTGCTCTTGTAGATTGTGACCCTCACCTGGAATATAAGCATTAACTTCTTTTCCATTAGTCAACCTTACCCTAGCTACTTTACGCATAGCCGAGTTTGGTTTCTTAGGTGTAGTAGTATACACACGTGTGCACACTCCTCTTCTTTGAGGGCACGAATCTAAAGCAGCCGATTTGCTCTTCTTGGTCATCTGGGCTCTTCCTTTTCGTACTAATTGTGAAATTGTTGGCATAATTTCTTTTACCTAATTATTGTTTAAAATTAATCCCCTGTTTTTTAGGGTTTGCAAATGTAGAAATAAAAACATATTTATCAAACTATAATGAATTAATTTTCAGCAGTATGATACCTTGAGCTAAAAATACACGTAATCAAAATAAAAAATACTTTTTTATAACGCTCCAAAATCTAACATAACAACATAACCCCTCCATTAATTATCCAAATCAATCACCATATCTTTTTTTAATACCAATTAAAACGATCTTTTTAACATATTAGATAAAATAAACACCCTTTAAACCCAAAAATGGGTGAATAAATATTGATTTATGGTGTTTTATGTTAAATTTTTTATTCAAAAAATAGTTCCATTAACTATTTTTTAGCATATTTGATAAGCTAATTCCAAAAAATAAAAAGATGAACAGAAAATTACGCAGTACCCTTACGCTATTGCTGGTGCTTATTGCGCATATTTCCTTTGCGCAACAAAAAACCATT includes:
- the rpsL gene encoding 30S ribosomal protein S12, whose translation is MPTISQLVRKGRAQMTKKSKSAALDSCPQRRGVCTRVYTTTPKKPNSAMRKVARVRLTNGKEVNAYIPGEGHNLQEHSIVLVRGGRVKDLPGVRYHIVRGALDTAGVEGRSQRRSKYGAKRPKK